In Actinoplanes octamycinicus, the genomic window GGTTCCACCGCTCGGCCAGGGCCAGCAGCGCGTCCGGGTCGCGGGGCTCGCGGGGCAGCGCCGGGTCGAAGTCGGGCAGCTTGACGTCGAGAGCGACCCGGCAGACCGGCAGCGCCCTCGCCAGGTAGTCCCGGGAGGCGTCCAGCTTGGTCCGGACACCCGGGGCGAAGCCGGACGCCGGGTCGTCGAGCGCCGCCATGATCTCGGCGATCCCGCCGTAGCGCTCGATCAGGCGGGCCGCCGTCTTCTCCCCGACGCCCGCGACGCCGGGCAGGCCGTCGCTGGGGTCGCCGCGCATCGCCGCGAAATCCGCGTACCACCGCGCGGCCACCCCGTATTTCGCCTGGACCAGGGCCTCGTCGGCGTCCTCGAGCTTGGCCACGCCCCGGCCGCAGTAGAGCAACCGGGTGCCGCGGGCGTCGTCGACCAGCTGGAACAGGTCACGGTCGCCGGAGACCACCTCGACCGGGGCGGCCTGGGTGGCGGCCAGGGTGCCGAGCACGTCGTCCGCCTCGTAACCCGGCACGCCGAAGGCCGGGATGCCGACCGCGGCGAGCACCTCGAGCAGCACCGGCACCTGGCGCTCCAGCGACGCCGGCACCTCCTCGACGTCACCGTGGGCGACCCGATGCTTCTTGTACGACGGGAGCAGCTCGACCCGCCACGCCGGGCGCCAGTCGGCGTCGAGCGCGCAGACCAGGCGGTCGGGGCGCCTGGTCCGGACCAGCTGGGCGATCATGTCGAGGAAGCCGCGGATCGCGTTGACCGGCTCCCCGGCCTCGGTCCGGGCCGCTTTCTCCGGGATGCCGTGGAACGCGCGGAAATACAGGCTCGGGGCGTCGACGGCCAGCAGTGGTCGAGTCACCCGCTAACCCTGCCACACGGGTCCGACAAAACCTCAGTGACCGATCACCGCGTGCGGCCGGTAGGGCGCCTCCAGGCGGGCGATCTCCTCCTCGGTCAGTTTCAGGCCGACCGCGGCCACCGCGTCGTCGATGTGTCGCTCCTTCGACGCGCCGATGATCGGGGCGGTCACCGCCGGCTTGGCCAGCAGCCAGGCCA contains:
- a CDS encoding 5'-3' exonuclease, giving the protein MTRPLLAVDAPSLYFRAFHGIPEKAARTEAGEPVNAIRGFLDMIAQLVRTRRPDRLVCALDADWRPAWRVELLPSYKKHRVAHGDVEEVPASLERQVPVLLEVLAAVGIPAFGVPGYEADDVLGTLAATQAAPVEVVSGDRDLFQLVDDARGTRLLYCGRGVAKLEDADEALVQAKYGVAARWYADFAAMRGDPSDGLPGVAGVGEKTAARLIERYGGIAEIMAALDDPASGFAPGVRTKLDASRDYLARALPVCRVALDVKLPDFDPALPREPRDPDALLALAERWNLAGSARRLVDALAG